Proteins from a genomic interval of Cupriavidus sp. WKF15:
- a CDS encoding MDR family MFS transporter: MTAVPSEPPRAANAPPLSSSAAATQPPVMQILFGLMLAILLGALEQSIVAVVLPEIAVQLRGFEDMAWVISAYLVASTVATPIYGKLSDVLGRRSVLSFAIVLFLLASVVCALAQTMPQLIVARILQGLGGGGLISVSQAAIADVVPLRERGRYQGYVSGVWAVASMAGPVIGGYLAHYLSWRWIFWINLPLALLALVVVRRALRFLPAGGRRHRIDYLGALLFGGGLSGVLVFLTRLGQGQSPLRTDSLALLVAGVAALALFLWQERHAADPVIPLAMLRVPTVAICCATLFICFFQLIAMSVLLPLRFQVVGGAQADAAALRLVPLTLAIPFGAFAAGRLMSWTGRYKPLQMAGACVAPLAIVALAFVDPVAVWLSALVMVALGFAIGLQLPSGLVATQNAVPPQQVGIATALTSFSRMLGGAVGVAVLTTLLIALLRHGGMTVTDLSGGEDVLMSMFHQALAADTPPAEAAAVRAAAERAFRLLFLLSAAVSLLSPFLVVRLREATLRGSPAAASAAAE; encoded by the coding sequence ATGACCGCAGTTCCCTCCGAGCCGCCCCGCGCGGCAAATGCCCCGCCTCTTTCCTCGTCGGCCGCAGCGACTCAGCCGCCGGTGATGCAGATCCTGTTCGGCCTGATGCTCGCCATCCTGCTGGGCGCGCTCGAACAGTCGATCGTTGCCGTGGTGCTGCCCGAGATCGCCGTGCAGCTGCGCGGCTTCGAGGACATGGCCTGGGTCATCTCCGCTTACCTCGTGGCCTCGACCGTGGCCACGCCGATCTACGGCAAGCTCTCGGACGTGCTGGGCCGGCGCTCGGTCCTGTCCTTCGCGATCGTGCTGTTCCTGCTGGCCTCGGTGGTCTGCGCGCTGGCCCAGACCATGCCGCAGCTGATTGTTGCGCGGATCCTGCAGGGCCTGGGGGGCGGAGGGCTGATTTCGGTGTCGCAGGCCGCCATTGCCGACGTGGTGCCGCTGCGCGAGCGCGGGCGCTACCAGGGCTACGTGAGCGGCGTGTGGGCGGTAGCCAGCATGGCCGGGCCCGTGATCGGCGGCTACCTCGCGCATTACCTGTCCTGGCGCTGGATCTTCTGGATCAACCTTCCGCTTGCCCTGCTGGCGCTGGTCGTGGTGCGGCGCGCGCTGCGCTTCCTGCCGGCCGGTGGCCGGCGCCATCGCATCGATTACCTCGGCGCGCTGCTGTTCGGTGGCGGGCTCAGTGGCGTGCTGGTGTTCCTCACACGGTTGGGGCAGGGCCAGTCGCCGCTGCGCACCGATTCACTTGCCCTGCTGGTCGCCGGGGTGGCCGCGCTGGCGCTGTTCCTCTGGCAGGAGCGGCACGCGGCCGACCCGGTGATTCCGCTCGCCATGCTGCGCGTGCCGACCGTGGCCATCTGCTGTGCCACGCTGTTCATCTGCTTTTTCCAGCTGATCGCGATGTCGGTGCTGCTGCCGCTGCGCTTCCAGGTCGTGGGCGGCGCGCAGGCGGATGCTGCCGCGCTGCGGCTGGTGCCGCTTACGCTGGCGATTCCGTTCGGCGCGTTCGCGGCGGGGCGGCTGATGTCCTGGACCGGCCGCTACAAGCCGCTGCAGATGGCGGGTGCCTGCGTGGCGCCGCTGGCCATCGTGGCGCTGGCCTTTGTCGACCCGGTTGCGGTATGGCTGAGCGCGCTGGTGATGGTGGCCCTCGGGTTCGCCATCGGCCTGCAGTTGCCGAGTGGCCTGGTTGCCACGCAGAACGCCGTACCGCCGCAGCAGGTGGGGATTGCCACGGCGCTGACGTCGTTTTCGCGCATGCTCGGCGGGGCGGTGGGCGTGGCGGTGCTGACCACGCTGCTGATTGCACTGTTGCGCCACGGCGGCATGACGGTGACGGACTTGTCCGGCGGCGAAGACGTGCTCATGAGCATGTTCCACCAGGCGCTGGCGGCCGACACGCCGCCGGCAGAGGCGGCAGCGGTGCGCGCAGCCGCCGAGCGCGCGTTCCGGCTGCTGTTCCTGCTGAGCGCGGCCGTGTCGCTGCTCTCGCCATTCCTGGTCGTGCGCCTGCGCGAAGCCACGCTGCGCGGCAGCCCTGCCGCGGCCTCGGCGGCGGCCGAGTAG
- a CDS encoding response regulator, whose protein sequence is MNTNASRNGPLLLNVEDREGARYVKSSILQRAGFSVIEASTGQAALSLVRQHAPALVLLALELPDISGFEVCRRLKTDPILARTPVLLTSPALASSVQRVQALECGADSFIAEPSEPEELVASIHSLLRLCQAEDAYHRTSQALHDNEDMFRQLAESLVDVVWLLDARERRLLFVSPRLAELCGQSPESLLEAPQRCLDRVIPSDRARVASAFTAMLGDGRLDIEFQLMHADGGIREIRARAFPLHRAGTSALRVAGTCQDVTTQNRARRTLRGEEHRKEQFLAMLAHELRNPLAPMRSAVDLLEQPAPTPADMFRARDVIGRQLRHLAQLVDDLLDIARFNQGTITLRQDLVELRGALNTAVESVRPVLEAQRHTLRLALPEQPLPVRGDMVRLTQIFSNLLHNAAAYTPAGGQISIGATTVDGRVAVRIHDNGMGLTGPLQRLLFDPLAPMESGEPGTENGAGGASDTAGTHPAVLEGPGIGLTLVQQLVRLHGGSVRAESPGPGEGSTFIVELPVEPWQNWHPADTMTPRPSGPPRVIMVVDDNTDALEAMSMALRTLGHTVVTAADGESAVARAPQVKPDVVLLDLGMPAMDGYETARRLRALPEMRGATLVALTGYGRPEDRRRALEAGFDRHLVKPASLDALTRLFEEPGG, encoded by the coding sequence ATGAACACGAACGCCTCCCGCAATGGCCCGCTCCTTCTGAACGTCGAGGATCGCGAGGGAGCGCGCTACGTCAAGAGCAGCATCCTGCAACGGGCTGGCTTTTCGGTGATCGAAGCGTCTACCGGCCAGGCTGCGCTGTCGCTGGTGCGCCAGCATGCGCCCGCGCTCGTATTGCTGGCACTGGAGCTGCCCGATATCAGCGGCTTTGAAGTCTGCAGGCGGCTCAAGACCGATCCCATCCTGGCGCGCACGCCGGTCCTGCTGACCTCACCCGCACTGGCCAGTTCCGTGCAGCGCGTGCAGGCGCTCGAGTGCGGTGCTGACAGCTTCATCGCCGAGCCGTCGGAGCCCGAGGAACTGGTCGCAAGCATCCACTCCCTGTTGCGCCTGTGCCAGGCGGAAGATGCCTATCACCGCACCAGCCAAGCTCTGCACGATAACGAGGACATGTTCCGCCAGCTCGCGGAATCGCTGGTCGACGTGGTGTGGCTGCTGGACGCGCGCGAGCGTCGCCTGCTTTTCGTCAGTCCGCGCCTGGCGGAACTGTGCGGCCAGTCGCCTGAAAGCTTGCTCGAAGCCCCGCAACGTTGCCTTGACCGCGTGATCCCGTCGGATCGGGCGCGCGTGGCGAGCGCCTTTACCGCCATGCTCGGCGACGGCAGGCTCGATATCGAATTCCAGCTCATGCATGCCGACGGCGGCATCCGCGAGATTCGCGCGCGCGCCTTCCCGTTGCATCGGGCCGGTACTTCGGCCCTGCGCGTGGCCGGCACCTGCCAGGACGTGACCACCCAGAATCGCGCGCGGCGCACGTTGCGGGGCGAAGAGCACCGCAAGGAACAGTTCCTCGCAATGCTCGCGCACGAACTGCGCAACCCCCTGGCCCCGATGCGCAGCGCCGTGGACCTGCTGGAGCAACCCGCCCCCACGCCCGCGGACATGTTCCGCGCGCGCGACGTGATCGGCCGTCAGCTCAGGCACCTGGCACAACTGGTGGACGATCTGCTCGACATCGCCCGCTTCAATCAGGGAACGATTACGCTGCGGCAGGACCTGGTCGAGTTGCGCGGCGCGCTCAACACCGCGGTCGAATCCGTCCGGCCGGTCCTGGAAGCGCAGCGGCACACGCTGCGCCTGGCGTTGCCCGAACAGCCGTTGCCAGTACGCGGCGACATGGTCCGGCTCACCCAGATCTTCAGCAACCTGCTGCATAACGCCGCTGCCTACACGCCGGCCGGCGGCCAGATCAGCATCGGCGCGACAACCGTCGACGGACGCGTCGCCGTGCGCATCCACGACAACGGCATGGGCCTGACCGGACCCTTGCAGCGCTTGCTGTTCGATCCGCTGGCACCGATGGAGTCCGGTGAGCCCGGTACAGAGAACGGTGCCGGCGGCGCATCGGATACCGCTGGCACGCATCCTGCCGTGCTGGAAGGCCCTGGCATCGGCCTGACGCTGGTGCAGCAACTCGTGCGGCTGCACGGCGGCAGTGTCCGGGCCGAGAGCCCGGGCCCTGGCGAAGGCAGCACGTTCATCGTCGAGCTCCCCGTCGAGCCATGGCAGAACTGGCATCCGGCGGACACCATGACGCCGCGGCCATCCGGTCCGCCGCGCGTGATCATGGTGGTGGACGACAACACCGACGCCCTGGAAGCGATGAGCATGGCCCTGCGCACGCTGGGACACACCGTGGTCACGGCGGCGGACGGAGAGAGCGCCGTCGCGCGCGCGCCGCAAGTCAAACCCGATGTGGTGTTGCTTGACCTGGGCATGCCCGCCATGGACGGCTACGAGACCGCCCGGCGGCTGCGAGCCTTGCCTGAGATGCGCGGCGCCACGCTGGTGGCGCTGACCGGCTACGGCCGGCCGGAGGACCGCCGCCGCGCGCTGGAAGCGGGCTTCGACCGCCATCTGGTCAAGCCGGCCAGCCTGGACGCCCTGACCCGGTTGTTCGAGGAGCCCGGCGGCTGA
- a CDS encoding BON domain-containing protein, with protein MQVQKNKKSRNPEELRLIQFPASGNTACCCPPGETWRWHRIGAHQPSRLALTARASLSLLMALLRALAAFLLLLAATLVLITHLSAARALALVGTLLAAALAALRLLLLPLALLTLLALLRLPRLLLLLSHCCLHNAANCRVKLCRKPHARPGDAAGGGIPLDGGDGLPPDLQSAALIYTATGRLRSRHRARRRPAFRNPQVRRLQRGTLRTAPRHVAKAAHALGWQFRSPCKERTMQTSRPTAPMLRQACLAAALAAVAGSAFALDSGGFLRAAVDTAAPPPANSAPGMPGRAEIDRDTAPPARHDMGADKAKQAVTDSAITTKIKTRLLTAKDLKSTGIHVKTKDGTVNVSGTVPSKEQHDMALETIRGVEGVTSVNDSLKVSSR; from the coding sequence GTGCAGGTACAAAAGAACAAAAAGAGCCGGAATCCCGAAGAACTCCGGCTCATTCAATTCCCGGCTTCTGGCAACACCGCATGTTGCTGCCCGCCCGGAGAAACATGGCGTTGGCACCGGATCGGCGCCCATCAGCCATCACGGCTGGCGTTGACCGCCCGAGCCTCCCTGTCCCTGCTGATGGCCCTGCTGCGAGCCCTTGCCGCTTTCCTGCTGCTGCTGGCCGCTACCCTTGTCCTGATTACCCATTTGTCCGCCGCCAGAGCGTTGGCCCTGGTTGGAACCCTGCTGGCCGCTGCGTTGGCCGCTTTGCGACTGCTCCTGCTGCCGCTGGCCCTGTTGACCCTGTTGGCCCTGCTGCGATTGCCCCGGCTGCTGTTGCTGCTGTCCCATTGCTGTCTCCATAACGCGGCGAACTGCCGCGTGAAGCTTTGCCGCAAGCCGCATGCCAGGCCCGGCGACGCCGCTGGTGGCGGGATTCCGCTGGATGGCGGCGACGGCTTGCCTCCGGATTTACAAAGCGCTGCTCTGATTTACACAGCCACGGGCCGGTTGCGCAGCCGGCACCGCGCCAGGCGCCGGCCGGCTTTCCGGAACCCGCAGGTACGGCGTTTGCAGAGAGGAACCTTGAGGACTGCTCCACGCCATGTCGCGAAAGCAGCGCACGCGCTGGGGTGGCAGTTCCGGTCACCTTGCAAGGAGAGAACCATGCAAACCAGCCGACCTACCGCTCCGATGCTGCGCCAGGCCTGCCTGGCGGCTGCACTGGCGGCCGTCGCGGGCAGCGCTTTCGCGCTTGATTCTGGCGGTTTCCTGCGCGCGGCCGTCGACACGGCCGCGCCGCCGCCGGCCAATTCCGCGCCGGGCATGCCGGGAAGGGCAGAAATCGACCGCGACACGGCGCCGCCGGCCCGCCATGACATGGGCGCCGACAAGGCCAAGCAAGCCGTGACGGACAGCGCTATCACCACCAAGATCAAGACCAGGCTGCTGACGGCCAAGGACCTGAAATCCACGGGCATCCACGTCAAGACCAAGGATGGCACGGTCAATGTGAGCGGCACTGTGCCGAGCAAGGAACAGCACGACATGGCGTTGGAGACGATCCGCGGCGTCGAGGGGGTAACGTCGGTCAACGACAGCCTGAAGGTGTCGTCGCGCTGA
- a CDS encoding oxygenase MpaB family protein produces MPTSTDPAAGRRQGQYLDRISSRLRTTAGAQVRALTRSNSGLTLDYDNPPGDPGLFGPDAICWRVHADFPAMLAGGVSALLMQTLHPLALAGVWDHSTFRADMQGRLGRTAQFIAGTTYGSRADALALIDRVRRIHAHVSGSAPDGRPYAADDPALLTWVHVAEVSSFLAGYLRYVGPLSEAEQDRYYDEVAQIAERLGATAVPRSRAAVAAYLEAMRPQLEASARTREVARLVMKLPVANPMLVPAVRVMAYAGIALLPDWARQMLNLDRPSIRRPASLAGMRVLAPTLRWALGAGLAARARRRVARGA; encoded by the coding sequence TTGCCAACTTCCACCGATCCGGCGGCGGGTCGCCGCCAGGGCCAGTATCTCGACCGCATTTCCAGCCGCCTGCGCACCACGGCCGGGGCGCAGGTACGCGCACTCACGCGCAGCAACTCAGGCCTGACGCTCGACTACGACAACCCGCCCGGCGACCCCGGGCTATTTGGCCCCGACGCGATCTGCTGGCGCGTACATGCCGATTTCCCGGCCATGCTCGCCGGCGGCGTCAGCGCCCTGCTGATGCAGACGCTGCACCCGCTGGCGCTGGCCGGCGTCTGGGACCATTCGACCTTTCGCGCCGATATGCAGGGCCGGCTGGGGCGCACCGCGCAGTTCATCGCGGGTACGACCTATGGCAGCCGCGCGGACGCCCTGGCACTGATCGACCGCGTGCGGCGCATCCACGCGCACGTCAGCGGCAGCGCGCCGGACGGCAGGCCCTACGCCGCCGACGACCCGGCATTGCTGACATGGGTGCACGTGGCGGAAGTCTCCAGCTTCCTGGCCGGCTACCTGCGCTATGTGGGACCACTGAGCGAGGCCGAGCAGGACCGCTACTACGACGAGGTTGCGCAGATTGCCGAACGGCTCGGCGCCACCGCCGTCCCGCGCTCGCGCGCGGCGGTGGCGGCCTATCTGGAAGCCATGCGCCCGCAGCTCGAAGCCAGCGCGCGCACGCGCGAGGTAGCGCGGCTCGTGATGAAATTACCCGTCGCCAACCCGATGCTGGTCCCGGCGGTGCGCGTGATGGCCTACGCGGGCATTGCGCTGCTGCCCGACTGGGCGCGCCAGATGCTGAACCTGGATCGCCCGTCGATCCGACGCCCCGCGTCGCTGGCTGGAATGCGCGTGCTGGCGCCGACACTGCGCTGGGCGCTCGGTGCGGGACTGGCCGCGCGCGCGCGGCGGCGGGTGGCGCGCGGCGCCTGA
- a CDS encoding Ku protein, with product MSRIIWKGAISFGLVNIPVVLRPASRSQSLDLDLLDVRDMAPVGYQRINKSTGKPVDKAHIVKGYQYEKGEYVVLSDEDFRQANVEATQTVDIVSFVPTGEIPPYYFDTPYYLEPDKRGERGYALLLETMRRTGRAALALVVLRNRQHLAAMLVEDDALVLNTLRFADEVLPIPHLKLPKASRAKASGAHAREIGMAVKLVEDMSEAWSPERYRDTYRDDLMARIEEKIETGHTHQLTPAAEEAEAPRQGAKVIDMVALLKKSLDHHGKRETARSEPAETKAPRKTTRGTAAKKHAGAARHAAGSRASAKRPTHAAAGKSSSTTRSPARRKHA from the coding sequence GTGTCACGCATCATCTGGAAGGGCGCGATCAGCTTCGGCCTGGTGAATATCCCGGTCGTGCTCCGACCCGCATCGCGCAGCCAGTCGCTTGACCTCGACCTGCTCGACGTGCGCGACATGGCACCGGTCGGCTACCAGCGCATCAACAAAAGCACAGGCAAGCCGGTCGACAAGGCGCACATCGTCAAGGGCTATCAGTACGAGAAGGGCGAGTATGTCGTGCTGAGCGACGAGGACTTCCGGCAAGCCAATGTCGAAGCCACGCAAACCGTGGATATCGTGAGCTTCGTGCCCACCGGCGAGATTCCTCCTTACTACTTCGACACGCCCTATTACCTGGAACCCGACAAGCGCGGCGAACGCGGCTATGCGCTGCTGCTGGAAACCATGCGCCGCACCGGGCGCGCAGCACTCGCGCTGGTCGTGCTGCGCAACCGGCAGCACCTGGCCGCCATGCTCGTCGAGGACGATGCACTGGTGCTGAACACCCTGCGCTTCGCCGACGAAGTGCTGCCGATCCCGCACCTCAAGCTGCCGAAAGCATCCCGCGCCAAGGCCAGCGGCGCGCACGCGCGCGAAATCGGCATGGCCGTCAAGCTGGTCGAGGACATGAGCGAGGCGTGGTCGCCTGAGCGGTACCGCGATACCTATCGCGACGACCTCATGGCGCGCATCGAGGAAAAGATCGAAACGGGTCACACCCATCAGCTCACGCCAGCCGCCGAAGAAGCGGAAGCGCCGCGCCAGGGTGCGAAGGTCATCGACATGGTGGCGCTGCTCAAGAAGAGCCTGGATCACCACGGCAAGCGAGAGACCGCCAGAAGCGAGCCAGCGGAAACGAAGGCGCCGCGCAAGACCACGCGGGGCACCGCGGCGAAGAAGCATGCAGGCGCTGCCAGGCATGCGGCCGGCAGCCGCGCGTCCGCTAAGCGGCCTACCCACGCCGCCGCGGGCAAGTCATCCTCCACTACGCGGAGCCCCGCGCGACGCAAGCACGCATAG